In a genomic window of Oncorhynchus kisutch isolate 150728-3 linkage group LG9, Okis_V2, whole genome shotgun sequence:
- the LOC109896389 gene encoding uncharacterized protein C12orf45 homolog, with amino-acid sequence MLNHHTTKMELNLNNKKTSSQDLLACGNGGLHDKLLLKSKGPKAGSFLQTERVPRSSVMDRLQNFLPQMAQANEKLKLEMEQAPEGHYDIERVEESGKVIEMDVSLVELSSSDSDSDRESSQDNGANSDSEEESELTEENLKLPGNSQRQIKKVHIQVLEKQED; translated from the exons ATGTTGAATCATCATACAACGAAAATGGAATTAAATTTGAACAATAAGAAAACAAGCTCACAAGACTTGCTCGCGTGTGGCAACGGAG GTCTTCATGACAAGCTTCTCCTCAAGTCGAAGGGGCCCAAGGCTGGCAGTTTTTTGCAAACCGAGAGGGTCCCAAGAAGTAGTG TTATGGACCGACTGCAGAACTTCCTACCCCAGATGGCCCAGGCCAATGAGAAGCTCAAGTTGGAGATGGAGCAGGCACCTGAGGGCCACTATGAcatagagagggtggaggagtcTGGAAAGGTCATAGAGATG gaTGTGTCGCTGGTGGAGCTCAGTAGTTCGGACAGCGACTCGGACAGAGAATCTTCACAGGACAACGGTGCCAACTCAGACTCTGAGGAGGAGAGTGAGCTCACAGAGGAGAACCTCAAACTGCCTGGCAACAGCCAGAGGCAGATAAAGAAGGTTCATATCCAAGTCCTGGAGAAACAAGAGGATTAG